The proteins below come from a single Necator americanus strain Aroian chromosome V, whole genome shotgun sequence genomic window:
- a CDS encoding hypothetical protein (NECATOR_CHRV.G18341.T1), with product MSSSESATPNMSGVESDYSYDSREGPSSGYYVFEFDDEPKRHMSRRDFVFDMVSAMKEWDYYKEREALQKRLGDKHLEDDSVPSERLEIRHKDLPSKFRKQSSLDFLQRCVAKNVLAGRKHSVGPLLPLQQYMIPLVLYEISFLAMGPEGSGKTSGYLLPLVNKLVEFKEIEARGRRGPLALIITYTESKLKHIKNLCSSFCAGTPLTKLFMTEEDVDVMTPSPNTVIDLLCATPRTMINVVQKFQISPKHLKFVVVEEFHYCTRDSDYKEDLTALTGLLNKNVSPAYMFISLLISPQKLFDKNFMKEVARCKLVKLIAPPGVDHIKILTIPCRSTWCHFEWTLSFLAGDGVAPRKTVVLANDPWVVHTLTLRLTLNDVPSIYLTHKDSLLEAEEAIRLWRTEECRVIVADYKSLSELDYGFVETCILFELPNDDFCSYQKRIVELSAKLNHRRRIIIMVNLELDLKNTSAVINFMKDFKQPYPNFLEVMEKNYIVTRSSGYA from the exons GCTACTATGTTTTCGAGTTCGATGATGAGCCCAAGCGTCACATGAGTAGAAGAGATTTCGTATTTGATATG GTTTCGGCCATGAAGGAATGGGACTACTACAAGGAACGTGAAG CTCTACAGAAGCGCTTAGGCGATAAACACCTAGAGGACGATTCTGTCCCCAGCGAGCGTCTCGAAATTCGACACAAAGACTTACCGTCGAAATTCAGAAAGCAAAG TTCTCTCGACTTTCTACAACGCTGTGTTGCAAAAAATGTTCTTGCTGGTAGAAAACATTCTGTGGGACCGCTTTTGCCGTTGCAGCAGTATATGATTCCACTTGTACTCTATG AGATTAGCTTCTTGGCAATGGGTCCAGAAGGATCTGGAAAGACGAGTGGATATTTACTACCGTTAGTGAATAAACTTGTGGAGTTTAAGGAGATCGAG GCGCGCGGTCGAAGAGGTCCTCTTGCACTGATAATAACGTATACTGAGAGCAAACTGAAACACATCAAGAATCTCTGTAGTTCCTTCTGTGCTG GCACTCCTTTAACCAAGCTGTTTATGACGGAGGAGGACGTCGATGTTATGACTCCATCTCCTAATACTGTTATTGATTTGTTATGCGCAACACCACGCACTATGATTAACGTTGTGCAAAAATTTCAG ATATCGCCGAAGCACTTGAAGTTTGTTGTGGTCGAAGAATTTCACTATTGCACAAGGGATTCTGATTATAAGGAGGATCTGACTGCATTAACAGGTCTCCTCAACAAAAATGTCTCG CCAGCTTACatgtttatttctcttctcatCTCACCACAAAAGCTGTTTGACAAGAATTTCATGAAGGAAGTGGCCCGGTGCAAGCTTGTCAAGCTCATTGCACCACCAGGAGTCGACCATATCAAAATACTAACTATTCCG TGCAGATCAACATGGTGCCATTTTGAGTGGACGCTAAGCTTTTTAGCAG GTGACGGTGTAGCTCCAAGGAAAACAGTAGTGCTGGCGAACGATCCATGGGTGGTTCATACTCTGACACTTCGCCTCACATTAAATGACGTTCCCAGCATATATTTGACCCA CAAAGATAGTCTGCTTGAAGCTGAAGAAGCAATTCGATTGTGGCGTACTGAAGAATGCCGGGTGATTGTTGCCGACTATAAATCTTTAAGCGAACTAGACTACGGTTTTGTGGAGACG TGTATTTTATTCGAGCTGCCTAATGATGATTTTTGTTCGTATCAAAAGCGTATTGTCGAGCTGTCTGCCAAGTTGAATCATCGAAGGCGGATCATAATTATGGTTAATTTGGAACTTGATTTGAAGAATACGAGTGCTGTAATAAAT ttTATGAAGGACTTTAAGCAACCATATCCCAACTTTCTTGAAGTCATGGAGAAAAATTACATAGTGACTAGATCGAGTGGTTATGCATGA
- a CDS encoding hypothetical protein (NECATOR_CHRV.G18340.T1), with translation MGSYERDSDVGDQAAGMSPTLFERRMSDNGSSTLRRMSSTTYSTDETARGSSSGNDQNGFEKFVRDQQDSITVQPPHFKPLSSINVLNEKLVKNLRGMEYEKLLPLQAYSTQILLSGSHLLVRAPTGSGKTAAFLIPAIEYVIRYSESTNWRTKFPLVLIIGNTQNLMEQTFKFACAMAGYDPDREISTTQVCVLDLYSGGSGFQRMRSNKSMEQQIVIATCGGVLLAVEKQKLDLSQLKLLIIDEADKMVDISRGFGFDVQNILSKIPQETKEQLVVAEFSATFFSEDNEIHISDLDKELFRGEIPALIDIPAPRGYITQRVIEKGERVQGSPGWVPNFDKDLSWLVGLLEGDLKMYGMKKEGPFTKSTVIFVERKITSNYLAIFFQLLGYRMEPLNSDYTTTDNRNTLAKMENGEIQGVVATNKLARGQDIKAVDHVIIYEMAQNFDDYTHRIGRTGRMGKGGRATVFFSVLNDYPHVVPLFEFMSYHNQVIPKWLFDEYKKIKRIESQEASDSFVSATSNVSSEESDEDSNEELIQIENNRNALD, from the exons ATGGGATCCTATGAGAG agacAGCGACGTCGGGGATCAGGCAGCCGGTATGTCACCTACGCTATTCG AGCGACGTATGAGCGATAACGGATCAAGCACTCTCAG AAGAATGTCCTCAACCACTTATTCCACCGACGAAACAGCTCGTGGAAGCA GCAGTGGAAATGATCAGAATGGTTTTGAGAAGTTTGTTCGTGATCAACAAGATAGCATCACCGTTCAACCACCACACTTTAAACCTCTTAG TTCGATCAATGTGCTCAACGAGAAACTAGTGAAAAATCTGCGTGGAATGGAGTACGAAAAACTGCTTCCTCTGCAAGCGTATTCTACACAGATACTACTATCAG GCTCACATTTGCTAGTGCGTGCTCCAACCGGGAGTGGGAAGACGGCTGCTTTTTTGATACCAGCCATAGAGTATGTAATTAGATATAGCGAGTCTACCAATTG GAGAACGaaatttcctcttgttttGATTATTGGAAATACACAAAATTTGATGGAGCAGACATTCAAATTTGCTTGCGCAATGGCTGGTTATGACCCGGATCGAGAAA tttctaCAACCCAAGTATGTGTATTAGATCTGTATTCCGGCGGCTCCGGTTTCCAAAGAATGAGATCCAACAAGTCAATGGAGCAGCAAATAGTTATTGCCACATGTGGTGGAGTGCTTTTAGCAGTTGAGAAGCAAAAG TTAGATCTTTCACAACTCAAACTACTCATAATTGATGAAGCAGATAAAATGGTGGATATTTCACGTGGATTTGGTTTTGACGTGCAAAATATTCTTTCGAAAATTCcacaagaaacaaaa GAACAACTTGTTGTCGCAGAGTTCTCAGCGACATTCTTCTCGGAGGATAACGAAATACACATTTCTGATTTGGACAAAGAGCTTTTTCG aggTGAGATCCCCGCACTCATAGATATTCCTGCCCCTAGAGGTTATATTACTCAGCGAGTGATAGAG AAGGGCGAACGTGTACAAGGCTCGCCTGGATGGGTACCTAATTTTGATAAGGATCTTAGTTGGTTGGTTGGGTTACTTGAAGGTGATTTGAAGATGTATGGTATGAAGAAAGAAG GACCTTTCACAAAGTCAACAGTGATATTTGTGGAACGAAAAATCACCTCGAATTACTTAGCAATATTTTTCCAGCTGCTTGGCTACCGTATGGAACCCTTGAACTC AGACTACACCACAACGGACAATAGGAATACACTTGCAAAAATGGAGAATGGTGAGATTCAAGGAGTAGTAGCGACAAACAAGCTGGCTCGAGGACAAGATATTAAGGCAGTGGATCAT GTCATAATTTATGAGATGGCGCAGAATTTTGACGACTACACGCATAG AATTGGTCGCACTGGTAGGATGGGAAAAGGCGGAAGAGCAACAGTGTTTTTCAGTGTCCTCAACGATTACCCTCATGTAGTACCATTGTTTGAG ttcatGTCCTACCACAATCAAGTCATTCCAAAATGGCTCTTCGATGAATATAAGAAGATAAAACGCATTGAAAGCCA AGAAGCGTCGGATAGTTTTGTATCGGCTACTTCGAATGTGTCATCTGAAGAATCTGATGAAGACAGTAATGAGGAACTGATTCAGATTGAGAATAATCGAAATGCTCTGGATTGA